In Desulfosudis oleivorans Hxd3, the DNA window TTGAAACAGGAAACATGCCTACGATTAATCAGCTGGTACGCAACGGAAGAAAGCGGGCAACCAAGAAGACAACCACCCCGGCACTGAAGGGGGCTCCCCAGAAGCGGGGGGTATGCGTGCGGGTGTATACCACCACGCCGAAGAAGCCGAACTCGGCTTTGCGTAAAGTGGCCAGGGTGCGGTTGACCACCGGTATTGAGGTCACTGCCTATATCCCGGGTATCGGCCACAACCTTCAGGAGCACTCGGTGGTGCTGGTTCGCGGCGGCCGCGTAAAGGACCTTCCGGGCGTTCGGTACCACATCGTACGGGGTACCCTGGACACCCTGGGCGTCAGTGACAGGAAGCAGGGCCGGTCCAAGTACGGCACAAAGAGACCCAAATAAGGGGGCCCGGCGGGGCGCCATGCGGATCGAACATATATAAACAGGACAATGGTGTAAGGTATGCCTAGAAAAAGAGAAGTCCCGGTACGACCGGTGTTGCCGGATGCACGGTACAACAGCAAGCTGGTATCCATGTTTATTCACAAGCTGATGCGCGACGGCAAGAAAAGCACGGCGGAGTCCATACTCTACAAGGCGTTTGACATTATCAACGAGAAGACGGGCAAGGCGCCGCTGGAGGTGTTTGAAGAGGCCCTGGCCAATGTCAAGCCCAAGCTTGAGGTCAAGTCCAGGCGCGTGGGTGGTTCCACCTATCAGGTGCCCACTGAGATCCGGGAAGCCCGGCGGTTGGCCCTGGCCATCCGGTGGATGATCGGCTATGCCCGGAGCCGGGCCGAAAAGGGAATGGACGTGAAACTGGCCGGTGAGCTGATGGATGCGGCCGGGCAGCGGGGCGCTTCGGTCAAGAAACGGGAAGACACCCATAAGATGGCGGAGGCGAACAAGGCTTTTGCCCACTATCGGTGGTAGACGCCGGGGGCGAAAGATTTTCATATATGTCATTACAAATATTAAACATTTTATAATCAGCGAGTGCATGTAAAAAGGGGGCAGCATTATGGCAAAGGCAAAGTTTGAGCGAAAAAAGCCGCATGTAAACGTAGGTACGATCGGCCATATCGACCACGGCAAGACGACGCTGACCGCGGCGATCACGAAGCACTGCAGCCTGAAGGGCTGGGGCGAGTACGTGGCGTTTGACAAGATCGACAAGGCGCCGGAAGAGCGCGAGCGCGGTATCACCATTGCGACGGCCCACGTGGAGTACGAGTCGGATACGCGACATTACGCGCATGTGGACT includes these proteins:
- the rpsL gene encoding 30S ribosomal protein S12; translation: MPTINQLVRNGRKRATKKTTTPALKGAPQKRGVCVRVYTTTPKKPNSALRKVARVRLTTGIEVTAYIPGIGHNLQEHSVVLVRGGRVKDLPGVRYHIVRGTLDTLGVSDRKQGRSKYGTKRPK
- the rpsG gene encoding 30S ribosomal protein S7 — protein: MPRKREVPVRPVLPDARYNSKLVSMFIHKLMRDGKKSTAESILYKAFDIINEKTGKAPLEVFEEALANVKPKLEVKSRRVGGSTYQVPTEIREARRLALAIRWMIGYARSRAEKGMDVKLAGELMDAAGQRGASVKKREDTHKMAEANKAFAHYRW